One genomic segment of Anaerobiospirillum thomasii includes these proteins:
- the lysA gene encoding diaminopimelate decarboxylase encodes MDFFNYKENELYAEDMSVAKLAEEFGTPLYIYSKATLERHMKAFFDALSGHEHLICYAVKANSNLAILNLMAKMGSGFDVVSEGELRRVIAAGGDPKKVIFSGVGKTRSEIAFALEQDILCLNIESESEVDVISEVAGSLGKVAKVALRVNPNVDAKTHPSISTGLKNNKFGIAFDRAFEVYKKIASDKNLKVSGIDCHIGSQMTSGAPILEATDRILDLYNRLTEEGICIDHIDIGGGLGVTYSDETPPSPYEYISAVTAKLAHTNVAIYVEPGRAMVANAGILVTQVLYKKFTENKNFAIVDAGMNDLIRPALYNSWMNIIEVHKRRDDVKTYDVVGPVCESDDFLGHDRKLCIEEGELLTVRGAGAYGASMSSNYNSRPLIKEVLIAGDKAHVIRERQSIEQMWMNEKMI; translated from the coding sequence ATGGATTTTTTTAATTATAAAGAGAATGAACTGTATGCTGAGGACATGTCTGTTGCAAAGCTTGCAGAAGAATTTGGCACGCCTTTGTATATCTACTCAAAGGCTACATTGGAACGTCATATGAAGGCCTTCTTTGATGCTCTTTCAGGACATGAGCATCTTATATGCTATGCAGTAAAGGCCAATTCCAATCTGGCTATTTTAAATCTTATGGCTAAGATGGGTTCAGGTTTTGATGTGGTGTCAGAAGGAGAGCTGCGTCGTGTCATTGCAGCAGGAGGCGATCCCAAAAAGGTTATTTTCTCAGGGGTTGGCAAGACAAGATCTGAAATAGCCTTTGCTCTTGAGCAGGATATTTTATGTCTGAACATTGAGTCAGAAAGTGAAGTTGATGTTATATCAGAGGTAGCAGGCTCACTTGGTAAGGTTGCAAAGGTGGCCCTGCGCGTCAATCCTAATGTGGATGCTAAGACCCATCCTAGCATTTCAACCGGCCTTAAGAACAACAAGTTTGGTATTGCCTTTGACAGAGCCTTTGAGGTTTATAAAAAAATTGCTTCTGACAAGAATCTAAAGGTCAGTGGCATTGACTGCCACATAGGCTCACAGATGACATCAGGCGCTCCAATTTTAGAGGCAACAGATCGCATTTTAGATCTGTACAACAGATTGACCGAAGAGGGCATCTGCATTGATCATATTGATATAGGCGGCGGTCTTGGTGTGACCTATTCAGATGAGACTCCTCCGTCACCTTATGAGTATATATCTGCAGTAACAGCAAAACTTGCTCATACCAATGTGGCTATCTATGTTGAGCCAGGCAGAGCAATGGTGGCCAATGCCGGTATTTTAGTCACTCAGGTTTTATACAAGAAATTTACCGAGAACAAGAATTTTGCCATTGTTGATGCGGGTATGAACGATCTTATACGTCCTGCTCTTTATAATTCATGGATGAATATTATTGAAGTGCACAAGAGACGTGATGATGTTAAAACCTATGATGTGGTTGGACCGGTCTGTGAAAGTGATGATTTTCTGGGTCATGACAGAAAGCTGTGCATAGAAGAGGGTGAACTGCTTACAGTACGCGGCGCAGGTGCCTATGGTGCCTCCATGTCCTCAAACTACAATTCACGACCTCTTATCAAAGAAGTTTTGATAGCAGGCGACAAGGCTCATGTTATAAGAGAAAGA
- the lptM gene encoding LPS translocon maturation chaperone LptM, whose amino-acid sequence MARLLKYTALLLLVFGVSACGIKSDLYLPQDSASTQQSE is encoded by the coding sequence ATGGCACGATTATTGAAATATACTGCCTTGTTATTGTTAGTTTTTGGCGTCAGCGCCTGCGGTATTAAATCAGATCTGTATTTACCTCAGGATTCTGCGTCAACCCAACAGTCAGAGTAG